The DNA region GCGTTTCGCCCTCGTTCAGGAACACCGGCGGGCCCGTGTAGGGCTCGATCTTTGTGTCGCGCGGCCCCGGCTGGGCCATCAGTCCCGGCGTGCAGGCAGCGGCAAGCAGGGCGAAAACGGAGAAAACGATCGTACGCAGACGTATCGGCATGGCTTGTTGGATCGATCTAGAGTAGCGGAACGGCTCTTGGACCCGGGACCGGCCCCGGGTTCACTATGGCGACGATTGCCCGCTTCGTCCACGCGGCGCAGCGGCCCGCGGGCGAAGCGGCGGCCGCGACCGGCGCGGCTGAACCGGTTGTAGGGCCTGGCGCCGGGGCGGGCCGCTACGCGAGCCGCCAGCCGGCCGCCAGGGAGTGATTCTTGGGGACAACCAAGATCCCGTCGCGGACCACGCAGTTTCGGCCCTCGCCGAGCTCGTCTTTGCCGGTCTCGTTCACTACCCGTACGCCCGCGGCCACCCGACAGTTCTTGTCGATGATGGCTTTCTCCACAACACAGCCGGCCCCGAAGCCCAGCGGCGGCGTCCCGGGGTCGAGCGCCGCGAGGTCCGACGGGGTCTCGTAGTAGTCGGCGCCCATGACGATCGAGTCGCGGATCACCGCATCGCGGCCGATCCGGCACCGCAGCCCGATGACGCTGTTCTCGATCACCGCGCCCGGCTCGATGACGCAGCCGTCGGCGATCAGGCTTTGGCGGATCTGGGCGCCGTCGACCCGCGTCGGGGGGAGGAACCGCGGCCGGGTGTAGATGGGGGCGTTCGACGTGGCCAGCTCGAACGGCGAGTCGGGGCGGGCCATCGCCAGGTTCGACTCGTAGAACGACTTGATCGTGCCGATGTCTTCCCAGTACCCGTCGAACAGGTGCACCTGCACGCGGCGTTCGTTGATGGCGCGGGGGAAGATCTCCTTGCCGAAGTCGGACGAGTCGCTCTGCTCCAGCGCCTCGGTCAGCGTCTTGCGGTTGAACAGGTAGATCCCCATGCTCGCCAGGCAGTCGCGGCCCTTGCTGTCGACGCCGTGGGCGTCGATCCACTTGGGGTCCATCCGCACGCTATCGAGCAGCTCATCTGTCTTGGGCTTTTCGACGAAGCCGATCACCCGGCCGGTGTCGTCTACCCGCATGATGCCCAGCGCCGAGGCGTCCTTGCGGTCGACCGGGATCGCGGCGATCGAGACGTCGGCGCCGGCGGCCTGGTGCTCGGCCAGCATCTTGGCGTAGTCCATCCGGTAGAGCTGGTCGCCGGAGAGGATCAGCACGTACTCAAACTGCTGCGCCAGCAGGTAACGCAGGTTCTTGCGCACCGCGTCGGCCGTGCCCTGGTACCAGTCCAGCGACGCGTCGGCGTCCATCGTCTGCTGGGCGGCCAGGATCTCTACGAACCCGCCCCCGAACGCGTCGAAGCGGTAGGTGCCGCGGATGTGCTGGTGCAGGCTCACCGTCATGAACTGCGTCAGCACGAACACGTGGTTCAGCCCGCTGTTCAGGCAGTTGCTGATGGGGATGTCGATCAGCCGGTACTTGGCCGCCAGCGGCACCGCGGGCTTCGATCGGTACGAAGTAAGGGGTTGAAGGCGCGTGCCCCGCCCGCCACCCAGCACCACGGCAACAACGTTCTTCATGATGAGCTCTCTTAAGTTTGAACCGCCAAGGACGCCAAGAGCGCCAAGCTTGTCGGTTGTTTCTTGGCGCTCTTGGCGTCCTTGGCGGTTTAATTCACGTC from Pirellulimonas nuda includes:
- a CDS encoding glucose-1-phosphate adenylyltransferase, whose translation is MKNVVAVVLGGGRGTRLQPLTSYRSKPAVPLAAKYRLIDIPISNCLNSGLNHVFVLTQFMTVSLHQHIRGTYRFDAFGGGFVEILAAQQTMDADASLDWYQGTADAVRKNLRYLLAQQFEYVLILSGDQLYRMDYAKMLAEHQAAGADVSIAAIPVDRKDASALGIMRVDDTGRVIGFVEKPKTDELLDSVRMDPKWIDAHGVDSKGRDCLASMGIYLFNRKTLTEALEQSDSSDFGKEIFPRAINERRVQVHLFDGYWEDIGTIKSFYESNLAMARPDSPFELATSNAPIYTRPRFLPPTRVDGAQIRQSLIADGCVIEPGAVIENSVIGLRCRIGRDAVIRDSIVMGADYYETPSDLAALDPGTPPLGFGAGCVVEKAIIDKNCRVAAGVRVVNETGKDELGEGRNCVVRDGILVVPKNHSLAAGWRLA